The DNA segment AACTGGCTGTTGAACGCGACGTAGAAGATCGGGACGAACGCCAGCGTGACGATCGATAAGTAGGCGCCTTTGACCCGCAGCGCCGGAAGGCCGAGGAGGGCCCCGAAGAGCATCCCGAAGAGCGCCGAGATGATCAGCGCGATCCAGTGGTTACCGAGGAAGCCCGAGCTGAACTCGGTGGTGAGCACTCCGACCGTGTAGCCGCCGATCAGGACGAAGATCTTCTGGCCCAGCGAGAGCTGCCCGGTGTAGCCCGCGATGAGATTGAGTCCCATCACCACGATCGCGAAGTACAGGATCCGCTGGATCTCCAGGAAGTTGGATCGGTTGAAGCCGGGCAGCACGTACGGCCAGAGCATCAGCACCACGATCAGGACCGAGAACGCGATCCCTCCCGGCGAGGTGAGCACCTTGAAGCGCGGCTCAGGGCGTCGCGCTTCCTCGGCGGCCGCCTCTCCGGAGACCGCTTCAAGCCGGTCGCCTGCGCCGCTCGGCGCCGAACCGTCGCCGTTGCCCTCGGGTTCGCCGGCGGGAACCGAGCCGCGGGCGCGCGCCCGTGCCCACGCCTTCAATGCACGGCGCCGGTCGCGCTCGGCCTGCGCGTCCTTGTTCGCGCCCTTGAGGTCGTCCAGGAATCCCACGGCTCACACCTTCTCGATCAGCGCTTCGCCGAGGATGCCCGTCGGCTTCAGCACCAGGATGAGGATCAGCGTTAGGAACACCATCGCGCTCGTCCACTCTCCGGCGCCGGCCCATCTGGCCAGCGACTCGACCACGCCGATGGTCAGGCCGCCGACGAGCGCGCCGCGCGTCGAGCCGATCCCCCCGACCACGGCGGCGACGAACGCCGTGAGGCCGACCAGCGTCCCCATGTTCGGATCGACGAAGATCACCGGCGCGAGCAGCCATCCGCCGATCCCGCCGAGCACGCCGGCCAGCGCGAACGAATAGCGCACCATGAATCCGGTGTTGATGCCCATGAGGCTCGCCGTCGCCTTGTCGGTCGCGGTCGCGCGGAGCGCGCGCCCGAGCTGCGTCTTGGAATGCACGACCTCGAGCACTAACGCGAGGATTACGCCGACGATCAAGATCAGGTACTGCTTAGGCTCGATCGTGAAGATCGTCTTCTTGCCGCCGAACGATGTGACGATCGGATCGATGCGTTTCGCCTGCTCGCCGGCCACGTTGCGCACGACCTCGACGAGGATCAGCGACACGGAAAGGGTCGTCAGGATCCAACCGATGTTCGTGTTCGGGTCGAACTTGCCCAGTGGCGCGATCGCGATCAGGTGTACGAACAGCCCTACCAGCATCGCTCCGAAGAGCGCGACCACCAACGCAACCGGCCACGGGAGTCCCAGCCCCGAGCTCGAGAAGCCCACGAAGTAAAGGTACGCGCCGATCATCAGCACCTCGCCCTGGGCGAAGTTGATGACCCGCGTCGTCATGTAGACGATCGAAAACGCCAGCGCGATGAGCGCATAGACGCCGCCGGACGTCAGTCCCTGGACGATCGCCTGCAGGAAGCGTTCCACGTCCGGCCCTCCCTTCTAGTGGATCTTGCAGTCGTTCGTCAGACGGAACCCGTACGGGGCCGAGCTGTCGGCTCGCTTCGTGCACTGGGTCCCGAACCCGTTCTTGAGCATCACGTCGCCGAACAGCTTCGCGTGCTTCTTCATCAGGGCTTCTTGGTTGAACCGCATGAAGTGTGTCGGGCCGACGTACCCCGGCGGGTTGAAGGCCGGGATCGGCGGGTCCGCCTTCGGGTTGCCGATGAACTCGGTGCCGAGCTCGTACGCGGGGCTGGTGTTCGCGGCCTTGCCGCGCTCGAGCGTGATGCCGACCATGTCGGCCGGCTCGATGGAGATGTGGCGGTCCTTGGTGAAGAAATGCGGCGTGATCGAGGAGAAGTTGATGCCGCCGCCCTCCAGGTTCTCGAGCGCCGAGATGACCTTGCCCGAGTCGGTCCCGCCGGCCTGCTCGAACGCGCGCGCGAACAGGAACACTGCGTCCGCGGGGTTGTTCTCGCCGCCGGTCGGCGCGACCCCCCAGCGCTTCTTGAACGTGTCCACGGCCGGTTTGAACTGCGGGATGTACCCGATGCCGCCCAGGTACCAGTAGGACATCGTGCCCGTGCGAGCGGCGTCGCCGGCGAGCACGGCGAAGGTGCGCTCGGCCGCGCCGCCCTCGAAGCCGATGATCTGCGGAGCCCAGCCCCCCCCGCCGCGCGCGCGGTCGCGGTCGACGTACACCGCGTCGAGTCGCTTCACGCTCTCGAGCGCGTGCGCGGTGTCGCCGGCGATCCCCCAAACCATGAGCGCCTGGCAGTTCGTCCCCTTGATCCGCTGCAGCTGCGCAGTCATGTCGACGTCGCCGACGTTGTATTGCTCGGCAGCGAGCAGCCGGTTCCCGCTCTTGGCGAGGGTCTCGCCGATCAGCCGCTTTCCCTGCGCACCGATCGCCGTGTTGTCGCCGAGATAGGCGAAGCGGGTGTAGCCGCGGTCGGCGAGCGCGTACTCGTTGATCATGATCTCGATGCCCCATGCGTCGGGCGGGAACATCTGGAACAGCTGCCGGTAGTCGTTCTTCGGGTAGAGCTGGCCGACCGAAGCCAGGTCTCCGTACGCGGCGATGGCCGGCAAGTTGTACTGTTGAAGGAGCTTCTTCGCGGCGTAGATGTCGTCGTAGAGCCCGGCGAAGATCACGCCCTTGATGTCGAATCGGGTGATCATCTCCTGCAGGGCCGACACGGCGACCTGAGCGGACAGGTTGTCGTCCCGCGCGATCAGCCGGATCTTGCGGCCCCCGAGGATGCCGCCGGTCGTTTGACGCTCGTACGCCTCGAAGTCGGGGAAGCCGTCCTTGGCGGTCTGGAGGCCTTTCGCCGGCAGTCCGTGCTTGTTGATCTGCTCGACGGCGAGCTGGCCGCCTCGATCGGCGAGCTTTCCTACGAACGCGCCGACGCCGGAATAGATCGAGATGACGCCGATGTTGATGGTCTCGCCGCCGCCGGCCTCGTCGACGTTGAAGCGGCCGCCCTGCTGCGGCGTCAACTGATCGGCCGTCTTGCCGCAAGCGGCGAGGAACGCCGGGTACAGGAACGACGACGCGGCGACGCCGGTCCCCAGCTTGCGCGCGACGTCGAGGAACTCGCGCCGGTTCATCGGCGTATCCCAGCCATCCGCGGAGCGCTCCTCCATCTGCTCGTCGATCCGACGCCGCTGCCAGCGGCGGCCGGGCTGGCGCTTGGGGAGCTCGTAGGAGGGGATCGGGTCGGGGGGCGAGGACGGCTCCTGCTCATCGTGTCCCGGACGGCTGCGGTCGGTCATCGGATCACCTCGTGGCTCCTGGATCCGGGGTGGGCTGCACGCCGCCCCGATAGATGTCTTCGAGCTGGTTGATCAACTGATCGAAGTCCTGGCCGCCGAGTGCCGGCGCGAGTCGCTGCTGGATCTGCGGCGGGGCGAACGGGATCCCTCCCAGATGCCGAAGCTCCTCGGTCGAGTACACGCCCGCCGGAGCGCCGACGAGCGACACGAGCGCCCAGGCAAGTCCGATCAGGAGCGCGACGATCAACGCCACGCGACGGCGGACGACCGGCGCGGCCATCCGGTGGATCCGGATCAGCTCGCTCACGTCCCGGGGGACGACCGCCAGCGCGCCCGTCATAGCCGCGGCGCTTCCGACGCGACGGCCCGGATCACGAGGCGGTCCGGCCCGCCCCACATCCGCGCGTTCCCGAACAGCACGAGCACGCGCTGGGTCGAGTCCGTGGCCAAGTCGAGCCGGTCGGCGGACATGGTTCGAACCTCTATCACGGTGTACGTCGTCCGGCCGAGCGCGGACTGCGTCACGATCTGATCTCCCTCGGCCAGGTTCCCGAGGCGGGAGAAGAACGATCCGAAGCCGAGCCTGTTGGCCGTGACGATCGCCACCCCTTCGGCGCCCGGCGTCACGCTTCCCGGCAGATGCCCCGGCGCGCGTCGCATGACGGCAGGCGTTGCGCCCTCCGCGACCACGACGTCGAGCCCGATCGCCGGCACGATCAGCCGCGCGACGGGATCGCCGGTTCCATAGGCCACCGAGGAACGCGCCAAGGGATCGAGCGACGCCCAACTCGAGACCGCGGCGTTCATCCTGCGGTCGAGGCCCCGCTGTGCGAGCGAGGCATAGACGTTGGTCCCGACGTACCCCAGCACGAGCGCCGCCGTGATGACGCCGGCGATGATCAGGCCGGGAACCTTGAGTGAGCGGCTCCGCGCCGGCATCGACAGGGTCAGCGGTGTCGCGCTCACGGCTGCGGCCTCATCGAGGCGCTTCCTCCGAGACCTCGATCGTGTACTCGTTCCGGCGCGTGTACCACCAGAGCAGGACTACGTTGCCGAGCAGCAGCGCCGCGGCTCCCGCAGCCCCCGCCGCCTTCGGCAGGCGGTAACCGGAAGGCGCGACCTGGTTCTTGTACCAATCCGCCGTTGTCCACACGTTGTCGAACGCGCCGAGCTTGTCTTTCCACTTGGGGACGAACGGAACCATGCCCGAGCCGAGGACCACGAGGTTGCGGACCGTCTTCACCTTCTTCTGCAGGTTGAAGGAGTAGATGCTTCCGTCGTTCGCCGAGAGATACAGATGCCCGTTCAGGATCGCCGGAGAGGACCAGATCTGGAGGTCGATGTCGGCGAACGGTGTCTTGTACTTGTCGCCGAACGGCGGGTACTGGAACGTGGTGTCCCACTTGATCTCGTGCTCCCAGATCCTCTTCGGGCTCGCCGGGTTCCGCACGTCGAACGCGGTCATCTTGTGATCCCAGGTCGGCACGTAGAGCACGCCTCCGCCGAGCACGAGCCCCGACAACGCCATCTCGTCGAAGTCCCACGGCCCGCCCTCGCCCTGCCGGGTATAGGGCGTCTGAGGGTCGTTGTTCGGCTGGACGCCGAAACGTGCGAGCAAGCACGGGCCGTCGGGGTCCGCCCGACGCAGGCATTCGGGGTTGCCGCCCGGGCGGTTCAGCGCGATGACGTAGATCCGTCCGTCTTGCGCGGCGGCGTACAGGATCGGGTCGGCGCCGTTCCCGTCGATGTCCGGATCGATCGCCATCGGCCCGCCGACGACGCCTTGGGTGATGAAGCCGTCCTCGCCGTGCTCGAGCTCGAGCAGGAACGAAGAGCTGTTTCCGACCTCGAGCTCGAGCGGGAGCGGCGCGATGTACTCACGGCGCCACGTGAGTGCGTGATCGTTCCACCCGACCCGGAAGATCCGGTTATCGAGCGAGGTGATGATGTAATCGCCGCCTCCGCTGGCTCCGAGCGGTGGGACGGCCAGGCCGACCGCGATGTCGCAGTTCCACGCGGCGTTGGAGCAGAAGTCCTGATCGCCGATGGTGCCGCCGAAGCTGGCCTTGCGGTCGTACTCGGGACCGGGGCCTCCGGCCAGCTGCGTGCTGTCCTTCCCCGTCTTCGGATCGAGGAACCGCACGTGACCGTCGGAGCCCGGCACCTGCACCTCACCGTTCAGGCACGCCACGCCGGGCACAGCCTCGAACCTGCGCGTCCCGTAGCCCGCCGACTTGTTGTCCTGGCTGGTCGGGCCGCCCTGCTCGTACTCCCACCAGGTCAGCTCGCCGGGGAAATCGGGCGCGTCGGCGTACTTTTTCCAGAGCAGCTTCCCCGTCTTGGCGTCCAGCCCGTACGCCCAGCCCGCGAGGGTCATGAAGAAGACCTTGTTGTCGCAGTAGGCGGTCGCGCCGTGGATCTTCGGATAGTTGACGCCGGGGTGCACGGGGTCGAAGTCGGTGGTTCCGCGTGCACACTTCCCGTCCGCGCAGCGTCCGCTGTTGTTCCCCGGCGGCGGCGGGCCTTTGTACCCGTCGGTCGCCCGGTACGACCAGATCTTCTTCCCGGTCTTCGCGTTGAGCGCGTAGATGTATCCGTTCGAGAACGTGGCGTAGACGATCCCGTTCTTCACGACCGGGGCGTTCGAAGCCGGGTAGGCGGCCGTGTATCCGTCGGTGCGGGGGTCGGGCGAGAAGCGCCAGATCGGCAGGCCGGTTTTCGCGTCCAGCGCCAGGAACGAGTTCGTCGCGCCGCCGGCCGCATAAAGGATGCCGTCCACGACCGCGATACCCGCCTGGAGCCAAACCCCCGACGGCAGGTCGGAGATCTTGGTCGTCCACTCGAGCCATGGACCGTCGGCGTCGTCGGTGGCGAGGCTCCCGCCGCCGATGAACTTCGGCGCCTTCTCCGTGGGGTTGTAGCCGGTTCGGAAGTCGTCACCGCCCGCTCCGACCTCCCAGCGCGTCGCGGTGTTCGGCTTCCATTTCGTCTGGCTGCGCGCGATCGCGTCCGGCGCGACCAGCGCAGCCAGGACCACCAGTGCGGTCGTCACCATCGTCAGGCGTACCGTGCGCGCGCGTCTCATCAGCATCAGATCCTCGTAACGAGGAAGCGGTATCGCTGCGGAAGCAGCAGCGACTCGGTCACGATCGTGAAGAAGCCGCCGCCGGTGTCGACGTCGGGGAAGTACTCACCGCCGGCGGAGTCCTGGTCCTTGCTGAAGCCGTACATCCCGAGGTCGTCCAGGTCGATGCCGGAATGATCGTCCGGCCCGAACGTCACCGGCACGCCGGCTCCCTCGAAGTCGGTGATCTTCTCGAGACCGGCGATCAGGTCGGCACCCGTCGTCCCGCCGGAGTCCCGCGCCGCCTTGGCCAGCACGGCGACCGAGTCGTAGAAGGCGGTGGCTTGCACCGGCGCCTGGGCGCTGTTCTCGGTCTGGAAACGCGAGAAGAACGAGATGATCCGCTTGAGGTTGAACCACGGCCCGGCCCAGGTGCCGACCGAGAGCATCCCGTCGCGGAACGCGACCGGCGTCACCTGCGCGCTCGCGTTCTTGGAGAAGGTCGACGTCGCGAGGTTGCCCGAGAGCGCGATCTGGAACGCGAACGCCATGCGCTGCTGTTCAACGACGATCCTCGCCGCTTCCGATGGGTTGAAGACCCAGATGATGGCGGCGTCTGCGCTCACCTGACCTGCGTGCGCGACCGGCGTGTGGACGTCGCCACCCGGCTCGAACTCGAGGCTGAGTCGCGGCGTGACGCCGAGGTCGCCGAGCGCGCGGTCGAGCGCGTCCCGTCCCTCCTGCCCGAACGACGTGGTGTCGGTGATCACCACGATGCGTCGGTACTTCCGCGCATTCACCAGATAATCGGCGAGCTTTTCTGCCTGCAGCGACGTAGACGGAGCCAACGCGAACACGTTGTCGGCCGCTGCGACGTCGTCTCGCGTCACGAGCGTGTGGATCACCGGCACGTCCGTGATCTCCGCGAGGGCCGGCAGCACCACGGGGTCGGGGGTGCCGACGATTATGGCGTCGGTCTTCCCCTTCAGCTGGTTGATCGCTTTCCGCACCTGCTTGGGGTCGCCGGCGTAGTCGGCCTGAACGAACTCGATCGTGATCTTGTCGGCCTTCGCGTCGTCGCCGGCGAGCTTGGTCGCGCCGAGCACCGCCTGCGCGAGATCGCCGCCCTCGCCGCTGGTCGTGAAGAGCACCCCGATGCGGAGCTTCAGCTCTTTGGTCTCGGCGGCCTGCTTGTCGCTCTTCGAGGAGCAGGCGACGAGCAGCGCCAGCATTGCCGCGAGCGCGGCGGCGCGGAAAGCGACCGGGCGTCGGGTCATGTCGTGCTCACCAGGAAGGTCAGCTTCCAAGTCTTGACGGTCGCCGCGATCGCGGAGTCGGGAACCGCGAACGTGAATAGGCCGACGTTGCCGGCGAAGTAGTAGACGCCGAATCCTTTTGTCTCCAGGCCGAGCTCGCCGGGCGGCGCCGCCGGGTCGTTCGGCAAGCTCGGCGGGTTCAGCCCCAGTCTGGTCGGAAGGTGCGTGACCGACAGGGTCTCCGTCCACACGATGATGCCGTTCGCGTCGATGAAGTCCGCACGCGCCTTCAGGTTGCGGACGGGCTCGGGTCCCTCGTTGATGACCGGCACCACGAGGTAGTACATGCCGAGCTGCGGGTTCACGCCGTAGACCGGCAGCGAGATCAGTCCGGGACCCCTGCCGTTCTTGAAGCCGGTGAGGTTCAGCGCATCGCGGGCCACCTGCGAGAGCGGCGCGATCTGCAGTGTCGTGATGCGGAGGCCCGGCGGTGTCGCCTCGGCGACCTCGGCGAGCTGCTCCTCGCCGAGCGTCGTCGCCGCGCCCGACGAGCCGAACTCGGCGTCGGTCAGCTGCGGGATCTCGTCGGGGGAGGGCAGCGCGATCTCAGGGCCTGCCAGCCGCGTCGGGATGCCCTCGCCGCATGCGGTCAGTGCGATGCCGGCGGCGATCAGCGCCGCTCCGGTCCTCAGCGCACGCCTCATACGACGAACCACCGGAACCTCGCGAAGCCGAATAGCACGCCGAGCAGCAGCCCCGTCGCCAGGAGCACGCTCGTCCGGCCCATCGGCGTGTCGGTCACCATCGGCCGCTCTCCCATGGGTTCTGTGGAGAAGGTGAGAACCAGCTGACCGATGGCAAGCTCGCCGTCCTTGTCGGTCGGACGGCCCATGAACGTCGCCATCTCCCTCGCCCGCGCGACGGCGGCCGCTTTCACGGCGGTGTCGATGTCGATGCCGTTGATGTCCCACTGCAGCAGGCTGCGCGCCGTGTCGATCCCGAAGATCGCGAAGTTCTGGATCGAGTCGGCGATGAACCGCCACGTCGCACCGAGCTGGTGGAACGCGTCGACCTGAGCCTCGGCTCCGTCGGTGAGCACGTGCAGCGCCCAGATCAGCGAGTTCGGCGTGTCCTTGTTGCCGAGCGCCGCCTGCAGCGGATCGAACCCCTTCGTCTTAAGGGTGTAGAGACCGCGCTCCAGCTCTTCCAGCCCGAACGGGAACTTGATGAAAAGGTATTTGTTCCACGAGTCGCACGACTGCCCCGCGGCGGTGTCCGCATCGGCGGGACAGCCCGCCGACGGGAGATTCGAGATCCCCGGGATCAGCGCCGTGTCGAGCTCGTGGTTCTGCTTCTGCAAGGAGTGGAAGTCGTGCTCGACGATCGCGAGCTTCAAGGCCAGGAGGTTCAGCGGCAGCGCCGCCGTCGGGCAAAGGGGTGTCACCAACGCCGGGGCATCGGGGAAGTACGGACGGGTGTCGTTGGCCCACCCCGTGTCGCCGCAGAGCTGAGCGATGCCCTTGACGTCGCTCCAGATCGAGTCGAGCAGCAAGGTGTTGGGATCGTCGAGTCCGCCGATGATCGCGCCTGAGCTCCCCGAGCTCGTGTCGGACGAGAAGCCGACGAGCAGGCGTAAGACCTGCGCGACCGACAGTGCTCCCTTGGTGGCGTCGCGCGACAGCTCGACGGCGTTCTGGATGACGTTGAGCGCGCGGTCCGCTTGTTCCATGCCCTTGGTGAGGGTCCAGAGCGCCCACAGCTGGTTGGGGTTGTCGAAGGAGCCGGCCTCGCGGTTCCCCTTGTCCGGACCGAGGATCGGGATCGAGAGGTTGCCGAACGCGTCGTGAAGCAAGCCGAAGAGCGCGGTCAGCGCGATGAGGTTCTCCCGGAACAGCCCGAACACGTCGTACATGAAGTTGCGGCGGCCGCGTTGGAACTGGACGCCCTCGGAGGTGAGCGCTTCGGCGTCGATCGGAGGGAAGACGGGCTGCGCGACGACGGTGATCTTCGGAAGCGTCGCTCCCTTGGCGATGACGCCGGTGATGATGGCGTCCTGCTGCGCGGGGAAATCGGGTGGGACCAGATTCTTGGTCCAGTTGATGATCGTCTCACTGCCGGTACGCGCGATCTCGCCGTCGGACCTGATCGAGTCGAAGTCGCCGTCGGGGAATCGTAGGTCGACGATCCGCGCGACGTACGGCGTGTAGACCGGAGCCACGGCGACGACCGTCTTCTTGGTCTGGATGTCCGTGTAGGCGACCTCTTGCTCGCGCTTCGTCATGTTCGTCAGCGTCACCACGATCTTGAAGCGCGTCGCGGAGGTGGACGACTCGAGCACCTCCGGCGTGACCTCTTCCTCTGCGCCCTCGTCGCCGGTGAAGTATCGGACGAGCACGTTTATCGGGAGCGGTTTCGGACCGTCGGGCGTCAGCCAGTAGTCCCCCTGCTGCTGGAGCCGTCCTTCGTAGTAGATGTCCTTGAACCCTTCGTCGCCGATCGAGACGTCCCACGACAGGCCAGTCGACGTCTCGCGCCCGCCCTTCGTTCCGCCGAGATAGCTGACGTCGACGAACGTCGCGGGGTCGGTCACGGTGTGGCTGCCTTTGCCGCGCAACCTGATCCAGTCCTTGAGCCAGGCGGCGACCGGCTTGCCGGTGCGGTCGATCTGCACCTTGAGGTACTCGGTGTCGGTCGAACGGCCGGGCTTCTCCGGCTCGGGTGCGGGCGAGGGTGAGCCCGTTCCGGTCGCGTCCGGCGACGGTGAGCCGCCCTCGGTCGGCGACGCGTCGGGGGATGGTGAGGCCGTGTCCGTCGACGTGGGTGTCGGCGACTGGGAGCGCGCCACCTCGGGAAGCGTGAGGAAGAGGGAGAGCAGGGAGAGGAGGACGATCACCCCGATCGCCCGGGACCGGCTCCTCAAACAGGTCCTCCTCCATGAGAGCGCGACCGTGGGCGACGATGCTCTCGCCCCCAAGCGCCGGCCCCAGTGCGAACGTTCATCAAACCTGCTTCGACGATTGGGGACCCGACTCCTGCGGGTCCTCCGGCCGCCGTGCGTGGGCATGTTTTAGAACGCTTTGCGCGAACCGCGCAAGTGGTGCGCCGCATCGTGTGGATGGGCGTCCGTGCCGCTACCTGGGCGTTGGTAGACTCGCCGGTCATGGGCCGCACCCGGCCTCGCCGTTC comes from the Actinomycetota bacterium genome and includes:
- a CDS encoding PQQ-binding-like beta-propeller repeat protein → MRRARTVRLTMVTTALVVLAALVAPDAIARSQTKWKPNTATRWEVGAGGDDFRTGYNPTEKAPKFIGGGSLATDDADGPWLEWTTKISDLPSGVWLQAGIAVVDGILYAAGGATNSFLALDAKTGLPIWRFSPDPRTDGYTAAYPASNAPVVKNGIVYATFSNGYIYALNAKTGKKIWSYRATDGYKGPPPPGNNSGRCADGKCARGTTDFDPVHPGVNYPKIHGATAYCDNKVFFMTLAGWAYGLDAKTGKLLWKKYADAPDFPGELTWWEYEQGGPTSQDNKSAGYGTRRFEAVPGVACLNGEVQVPGSDGHVRFLDPKTGKDSTQLAGGPGPEYDRKASFGGTIGDQDFCSNAAWNCDIAVGLAVPPLGASGGGDYIITSLDNRIFRVGWNDHALTWRREYIAPLPLELEVGNSSSFLLELEHGEDGFITQGVVGGPMAIDPDIDGNGADPILYAAAQDGRIYVIALNRPGGNPECLRRADPDGPCLLARFGVQPNNDPQTPYTRQGEGGPWDFDEMALSGLVLGGGVLYVPTWDHKMTAFDVRNPASPKRIWEHEIKWDTTFQYPPFGDKYKTPFADIDLQIWSSPAILNGHLYLSANDGSIYSFNLQKKVKTVRNLVVLGSGMVPFVPKWKDKLGAFDNVWTTADWYKNQVAPSGYRLPKAAGAAGAAALLLGNVVLLWWYTRRNEYTIEVSEEAPR
- a CDS encoding sortase, which translates into the protein MSATPLTLSMPARSRSLKVPGLIIAGVITAALVLGYVGTNVYASLAQRGLDRRMNAAVSSWASLDPLARSSVAYGTGDPVARLIVPAIGLDVVVAEGATPAVMRRAPGHLPGSVTPGAEGVAIVTANRLGFGSFFSRLGNLAEGDQIVTQSALGRTTYTVIEVRTMSADRLDLATDSTQRVLVLFGNARMWGGPDRLVIRAVASEAPRL
- a CDS encoding ABC transporter substrate-binding protein translates to MTDRSRPGHDEQEPSSPPDPIPSYELPKRQPGRRWQRRRIDEQMEERSADGWDTPMNRREFLDVARKLGTGVAASSFLYPAFLAACGKTADQLTPQQGGRFNVDEAGGGETINIGVISIYSGVGAFVGKLADRGGQLAVEQINKHGLPAKGLQTAKDGFPDFEAYERQTTGGILGGRKIRLIARDDNLSAQVAVSALQEMITRFDIKGVIFAGLYDDIYAAKKLLQQYNLPAIAAYGDLASVGQLYPKNDYRQLFQMFPPDAWGIEIMINEYALADRGYTRFAYLGDNTAIGAQGKRLIGETLAKSGNRLLAAEQYNVGDVDMTAQLQRIKGTNCQALMVWGIAGDTAHALESVKRLDAVYVDRDRARGGGGWAPQIIGFEGGAAERTFAVLAGDAARTGTMSYWYLGGIGYIPQFKPAVDTFKKRWGVAPTGGENNPADAVFLFARAFEQAGGTDSGKVISALENLEGGGINFSSITPHFFTKDRHISIEPADMVGITLERGKAANTSPAYELGTEFIGNPKADPPIPAFNPPGYVGPTHFMRFNQEALMKKHAKLFGDVMLKNGFGTQCTKRADSSAPYGFRLTNDCKIH
- a CDS encoding branched-chain amino acid ABC transporter permease codes for the protein MERFLQAIVQGLTSGGVYALIALAFSIVYMTTRVINFAQGEVLMIGAYLYFVGFSSSGLGLPWPVALVVALFGAMLVGLFVHLIAIAPLGKFDPNTNIGWILTTLSVSLILVEVVRNVAGEQAKRIDPIVTSFGGKKTIFTIEPKQYLILIVGVILALVLEVVHSKTQLGRALRATATDKATASLMGINTGFMVRYSFALAGVLGGIGGWLLAPVIFVDPNMGTLVGLTAFVAAVVGGIGSTRGALVGGLTIGVVESLARWAGAGEWTSAMVFLTLILILVLKPTGILGEALIEKV
- a CDS encoding ABC transporter substrate-binding protein is translated as MTRRPVAFRAAALAAMLALLVACSSKSDKQAAETKELKLRIGVLFTTSGEGGDLAQAVLGATKLAGDDAKADKITIEFVQADYAGDPKQVRKAINQLKGKTDAIIVGTPDPVVLPALAEITDVPVIHTLVTRDDVAAADNVFALAPSTSLQAEKLADYLVNARKYRRIVVITDTTSFGQEGRDALDRALGDLGVTPRLSLEFEPGGDVHTPVAHAGQVSADAAIIWVFNPSEAARIVVEQQRMAFAFQIALSGNLATSTFSKNASAQVTPVAFRDGMLSVGTWAGPWFNLKRIISFFSRFQTENSAQAPVQATAFYDSVAVLAKAARDSGGTTGADLIAGLEKITDFEGAGVPVTFGPDDHSGIDLDDLGMYGFSKDQDSAGGEYFPDVDTGGGFFTIVTESLLLPQRYRFLVTRI